The following proteins are encoded in a genomic region of Dyadobacter sp. UC 10:
- a CDS encoding ROK family protein, whose translation MNLWGIDLGGTKIECAVLDSKRNLEVVARMRLPTESAKGYDHILSQIKKLIDLVAEQVGERPTKIGFATPGVLEPDSQLMKNSNTTCLNGMPLKADLQEILGVSCQLANDANCFALAEALMGAGKEYHTAEVVFGVIMGTGVGGGLVVNNKIISGHHGIGGEWGHNILEENGEPCYCGKAGCVEQVISGPALERFYQRQSGEKTTMKVILERYNEGKDPHAAATIDRLLEFYGRAISTLINVIDPGLIVIGGGVGNVDLLYTAGYERIRKYIFNNGVITTPIVKPKLGDSAGVFGAALL comes from the coding sequence ATGAATCTCTGGGGAATAGATTTGGGTGGGACCAAGATAGAATGTGCGGTTCTGGATTCTAAAAGGAATCTGGAAGTGGTGGCCAGGATGCGGTTGCCAACGGAATCTGCGAAAGGGTATGACCACATTTTGTCGCAAATCAAAAAGTTGATCGATCTGGTAGCGGAGCAGGTTGGGGAGCGGCCAACTAAAATTGGTTTCGCTACGCCCGGTGTGCTGGAGCCAGATTCTCAGCTGATGAAGAATTCCAACACAACATGTCTGAACGGAATGCCGCTGAAAGCGGATTTGCAGGAGATATTGGGTGTATCATGCCAGCTGGCAAATGACGCCAACTGTTTTGCCCTGGCCGAAGCTTTAATGGGAGCGGGGAAAGAGTACCATACCGCAGAAGTTGTATTTGGCGTGATCATGGGAACTGGTGTTGGCGGCGGGTTGGTCGTCAATAATAAAATCATTTCCGGTCACCACGGTATAGGTGGCGAATGGGGACATAACATCCTTGAAGAAAATGGCGAACCCTGCTATTGCGGGAAGGCCGGATGCGTCGAACAAGTCATTTCGGGGCCTGCGCTCGAACGTTTTTATCAGCGCCAGAGTGGCGAAAAAACGACAATGAAAGTCATTCTCGAACGGTATAACGAAGGGAAAGACCCGCACGCAGCAGCCACGATTGACAGGCTGCTCGAATTCTACGGTCGCGCTATTTCAACATTGATCAATGTAATCGATCCGGGACTGATCGTGATCGGCGGAGGGGTAGGGAACGTGGATTTGCTCTATACAGCCGGGTACGAGCGGATCAGAAAATACATTTTCAATAATGGGGTGATCACAACGCCGATCGTGAAACCCAAGCTAGGAGATAGTGCAGGCGTTTTCGGCGCAGCTCTTTTGTAG
- a CDS encoding ABC transporter ATP-binding protein, with the protein MNTILDLHQVSKIYKSGDRSLTVLDNIHFSVEAGSTMSIVGPSGSGKTTLLGLCAGLDRATSGSVELHGTKLNGLNEDQLAAVRNQYVGFIFQNFQLLPTLTALENVMVPLELRGERNIKSRALDLLDKVGLGERSHHYPTQLSGGEQQRVSLARAFSNQPQILFADEPTGNLDAETSEKVVKLLFDLNREAGTTLVVVTHDLELAAKTQRIIRIKGGKLVA; encoded by the coding sequence ATGAATACAATACTCGATCTCCATCAGGTTAGTAAGATATATAAAAGCGGGGACCGATCCCTGACCGTTCTCGATAACATTCATTTTTCGGTAGAAGCCGGCTCCACGATGTCCATTGTTGGTCCGTCCGGAAGCGGCAAAACTACCCTGCTCGGCCTCTGCGCCGGCCTCGACCGTGCTACTTCCGGCTCTGTAGAACTCCATGGAACAAAATTGAACGGGTTGAATGAAGACCAGCTCGCAGCCGTACGAAATCAGTATGTAGGTTTCATATTTCAGAATTTCCAGTTGCTCCCCACGCTTACAGCACTGGAAAACGTGATGGTGCCGCTGGAACTCAGGGGAGAGCGGAATATCAAGTCCCGCGCCCTCGACCTGCTCGATAAGGTTGGCCTCGGCGAGCGGAGCCACCACTACCCTACCCAGCTCAGCGGCGGCGAGCAGCAGCGGGTTTCGCTCGCCCGCGCTTTTTCCAACCAGCCGCAAATCCTCTTCGCCGACGAACCTACCGGAAACCTCGATGCGGAAACGAGTGAAAAAGTGGTCAAGCTGCTTTTCGACCTCAACAGAGAGGCAGGCACTACGCTGGTGGTAGTGACCCACGACCTCGAACTCGCCGCAAAAACGCAAAGAATAATCCGTATCAAAGGCGGCAAACTGGTAGCATAA
- a CDS encoding ABC transporter permease — translation MNQNKLNVTWLLKMAWRDSRKNRSRLVLFISSIILGIAALVAIYSLGENLKENIDNQAATLIGADLALYGNKAVEGKAKELVDSLGKNRSEERSFASMVYFLKNGGNRLAQVKALSGDFPYYGKFETVPVTAENTFRTRQEALVDQTLMLQYEAKVGDSIRIGEVTFAIAGVLEKAPGATGITSSVAPTVYIPMRFLDQTGLMQKGSRVAYRYYFKFPPQTDVEKMVKALDPKFEKYDLDYNTVQEQKEDTGRSFQDLTRFLALVGFVALLLGCIGVASAIHIYIREKLNSIAILRCLGVKASQAFMIYLIQIVGIGVIGSVLGAALGTAIQQFMPVVIKDLLPFELITSISWLSIFQGLAIGILISVLFALPPLVSIRGVSPLNVLRVSLDPIKLDRDPVTWLLYGLIVLFIFGFSFLQMRTWIEALVFTAAIVGSFLVLYGIALLLTWLVRKFFPVSWSYLWRQGLANLYRPNNQTAILIVSIGLGTSLICTLFFVQSILLERVKLSTSGNQPNIVLFDIQGNQKEGVLAIAKAQNVPVNQSVSIVNMRLEELNGKTASDFEGDTTAEQSRRIFGREYRVTFRDSTTSSEKVVKGKWEGKYDPARGLVPISIEKGFAERSRIDLGDTMVFNVQGTLMETRVSSFREVDWGKVQTNFLVVFPTGVLEEAPQFHAMLTHVPNPQVSATFQQAVVRKYPNIAIIDLALVLRLLDDIFNKIGFVIRFMAGFSILTGLIVLISSVLISKYQRLQESVLLRTLGASRKQIFAITALEYFFLGALAAVTGILIAIIGSFALAKFSFEAEFKPEILPILGVFFFVSLLTVFIGLINSRGILSRPPLEVLRQDV, via the coding sequence ATGAACCAAAATAAGCTGAATGTAACCTGGCTGCTGAAAATGGCGTGGCGCGACAGTCGTAAAAACCGCTCACGTCTGGTATTGTTCATTTCTTCCATTATTCTGGGTATCGCTGCCCTCGTGGCGATCTATTCCCTGGGCGAAAACCTGAAAGAAAACATTGACAACCAGGCCGCAACGCTGATCGGAGCTGATCTGGCGCTTTATGGTAACAAAGCTGTGGAAGGAAAGGCGAAGGAACTGGTGGATTCACTTGGGAAAAACCGCTCCGAAGAACGGAGCTTTGCTTCGATGGTTTATTTTCTGAAAAATGGCGGCAACAGGCTGGCGCAGGTCAAGGCGCTGTCAGGCGATTTTCCTTATTACGGTAAATTTGAAACGGTACCGGTTACTGCCGAAAATACATTCCGGACGAGGCAGGAGGCACTGGTCGACCAGACTTTAATGCTGCAATACGAAGCCAAAGTGGGCGACTCGATCCGGATTGGCGAGGTAACATTTGCCATTGCGGGGGTTCTGGAAAAAGCGCCCGGGGCCACTGGGATAACCAGTTCTGTTGCGCCAACGGTTTATATCCCCATGCGGTTTCTGGATCAAACGGGCCTAATGCAAAAAGGCAGCCGCGTGGCATACAGGTATTATTTCAAATTTCCTCCGCAAACAGATGTCGAGAAAATGGTTAAGGCGCTCGATCCGAAATTTGAAAAATACGACCTCGATTATAATACAGTCCAGGAGCAAAAAGAAGATACCGGCCGCTCATTTCAGGACCTTACACGGTTTTTAGCATTGGTCGGGTTTGTTGCATTACTGCTCGGCTGCATCGGCGTGGCCAGCGCGATCCATATTTACATTCGTGAAAAGCTCAATTCTATTGCTATTCTGAGGTGTTTAGGCGTAAAGGCATCGCAGGCATTCATGATTTATCTCATTCAAATTGTTGGGATCGGCGTGATCGGTTCCGTACTCGGGGCGGCATTGGGAACTGCAATTCAGCAGTTTATGCCTGTTGTGATCAAAGATTTATTACCCTTTGAATTGATTACCAGCATTTCCTGGCTTTCGATATTCCAGGGATTGGCGATCGGCATTTTAATATCCGTATTGTTTGCATTGCCACCGCTCGTTTCTATCCGCGGTGTTTCGCCTCTGAATGTACTCCGCGTTTCCCTCGATCCGATCAAACTCGACCGTGATCCCGTTACCTGGCTTTTATACGGGCTGATCGTTCTGTTCATTTTTGGTTTTTCTTTTCTGCAAATGCGCACCTGGATCGAGGCGCTTGTTTTCACAGCCGCCATCGTAGGCTCGTTTCTGGTGCTTTATGGGATTGCCCTGTTATTAACCTGGCTTGTCAGAAAGTTTTTCCCGGTTTCGTGGAGCTATTTGTGGCGGCAGGGACTTGCAAATTTATACCGGCCCAATAACCAGACTGCGATATTGATCGTCTCCATTGGTCTGGGTACCTCGCTGATCTGCACCTTGTTTTTTGTCCAGAGTATTCTACTGGAACGTGTCAAGCTTTCCACCAGCGGTAACCAGCCAAATATTGTCCTTTTCGACATTCAGGGGAATCAGAAAGAAGGTGTCCTTGCGATTGCGAAGGCACAAAATGTACCTGTGAACCAGAGTGTCTCCATCGTCAATATGCGATTGGAAGAATTGAACGGCAAAACAGCTTCCGACTTTGAGGGCGATACAACCGCGGAACAGTCGAGACGGATTTTCGGCCGTGAATACCGTGTCACCTTCCGCGATTCCACTACTTCCTCCGAAAAAGTGGTAAAGGGAAAATGGGAAGGTAAGTATGATCCGGCCAGAGGATTAGTCCCTATTTCCATAGAAAAAGGTTTTGCCGAACGCAGCCGCATTGATCTGGGCGATACGATGGTCTTCAATGTACAGGGTACTTTAATGGAAACGCGGGTTTCGAGCTTCCGGGAGGTGGATTGGGGAAAGGTACAAACCAATTTCCTGGTGGTATTCCCGACCGGCGTACTGGAAGAAGCGCCCCAGTTTCACGCCATGCTTACACACGTTCCGAACCCACAGGTTTCAGCCACTTTTCAGCAGGCGGTAGTTCGTAAATATCCGAATATCGCGATCATCGACCTTGCATTGGTCTTGCGCTTGCTGGATGACATTTTCAACAAAATTGGCTTTGTAATCCGTTTCATGGCAGGTTTCAGTATTCTGACCGGATTGATTGTACTGATATCCTCCGTGCTGATCAGTAAGTACCAGCGTTTGCAAGAAAGTGTTTTACTACGAACGCTGGGGGCGAGCCGGAAGCAGATTTTTGCAATTACTGCGCTTGAATATTTCTTCCTAGGCGCTCTTGCTGCGGTTACAGGCATTCTGATCGCCATAATAGGAAGCTTTGCACTCGCCAAATTCAGCTTTGAAGCTGAATTCAAACCTGAGATACTACCAATTCTTGGCGTGTTCTTCTTTGTTTCGCTATTAACAGTTTTCATTGGCCTGATCAACAGCCGCGGCATTTTGTCAAGGCCACCACTCGAAGTTTTACGGCAGGATGTTTGA
- a CDS encoding DUF1624 domain-containing protein: MQYRIRSIDTVRGLIMVIMALDHVRDFFHISAFTADPLDPATTSGMLFFTRWITHFCAPSFMLLSGISAYLSGQNKTAGNTSSFLIKRGLWLIFVEIVFMTFAFSFDITYKTIFLAVLWALGTSMISLGLLVRFLSPKAILVVGLVLIFGHNLLDYIKVAPNSLPDILLSIFLTGAGKFYPRGDGGTLAFLYVILPWAGIMMSGYGLGTIFKRSFPVDQRRKILVVTGVVLTLLFIALRLFNGYGDPAQWSGQKEGFRTFLSFMNVSKYPPSLMFTLMTQGPLLLALAFAENSGNSLARFFTVYGKVPFFFFMLHFYVIHLLTMIAVLASGYTWQQATDDKLFFKFRPFDFGYELGWVYLIWILIVLALYLPCRWFGDYRTREKKWWLSYL; the protein is encoded by the coding sequence ATGCAATACCGCATCAGATCCATCGATACGGTCCGGGGCCTGATCATGGTGATTATGGCCCTTGACCATGTTCGTGATTTTTTTCACATTTCAGCATTCACAGCCGACCCGCTTGATCCGGCCACAACATCCGGAATGCTCTTTTTTACGCGCTGGATCACCCACTTCTGCGCGCCTTCGTTTATGTTGCTTTCAGGCATTTCAGCCTATCTTTCAGGTCAGAATAAAACCGCAGGTAACACTTCTTCTTTTCTGATCAAACGCGGTCTCTGGCTGATATTCGTCGAGATCGTCTTCATGACATTTGCCTTCTCTTTCGACATCACTTACAAAACGATTTTTCTGGCAGTATTGTGGGCGCTGGGGACCAGCATGATCTCGCTTGGTTTACTTGTTCGCTTTCTGTCTCCCAAAGCAATTCTCGTCGTAGGGCTAGTATTGATTTTTGGGCATAATCTGCTGGATTATATAAAAGTAGCACCCAACTCGCTGCCCGATATTTTGTTAAGCATATTCCTGACCGGCGCAGGCAAATTTTACCCCAGGGGCGACGGTGGTACCCTGGCATTTTTGTACGTGATTTTGCCCTGGGCAGGTATTATGATGTCGGGTTATGGACTAGGGACGATCTTTAAAAGAAGCTTTCCGGTCGACCAACGCAGGAAGATACTCGTCGTGACAGGCGTAGTTCTCACTTTGCTTTTTATCGCATTGCGGCTGTTCAACGGTTATGGTGATCCCGCTCAATGGAGCGGCCAGAAGGAGGGCTTCCGGACATTTCTTTCCTTTATGAATGTCAGCAAATACCCGCCGTCACTGATGTTTACTTTAATGACGCAAGGTCCGCTACTCCTTGCTCTGGCATTTGCCGAAAACTCTGGGAACAGCCTGGCCAGGTTCTTCACCGTGTATGGAAAAGTACCTTTCTTTTTCTTCATGCTGCATTTTTACGTGATTCACTTATTGACCATGATAGCCGTACTGGCATCCGGTTATACGTGGCAGCAGGCCACCGACGACAAGCTGTTCTTTAAATTCCGGCCCTTTGACTTTGGCTATGAACTTGGTTGGGTGTACCTGATCTGGATTTTGATCGTACTCGCCCTGTACCTGCCCTGCAGATGGTTTGGCGATTACCGCACACGGGAAAAGAAATGGTGGCTTAGTTATCTTTGA
- a CDS encoding lmo0937 family membrane protein — MGNLLYTIAVILVILWLIGYFGFASFGMGNIIHILLVIAVVAIILRVIRGDRVV; from the coding sequence ATGGGAAATCTTCTTTATACAATAGCTGTCATCCTTGTAATCCTCTGGCTGATAGGCTATTTCGGCTTTGCAAGCTTTGGAATGGGTAACATTATTCACATTTTATTGGTGATCGCAGTAGTAGCAATAATTCTGCGTGTGATTCGTGGCGACAGGGTTGTGTAG
- a CDS encoding alpha/beta hydrolase, whose protein sequence is MNKAFLRLLLFITILPLVSQGAVVDTIDTYSAAMKKNIKAVVIRPDNHASAGEMPVVYLLHGYSGNYADWVKKAAGFQKAADLHQMMIVCPDGGFGSWYWDTKDPQFQYETYVSKELVAFIDSKYKTIKDRKGRAITGLSMGGHGGLYLALKHQDVFGAAGSMSGGVDIRPFPNNWDMAKRLGKYAENPQLWEDNTVINMLHLLTPNALSIMIDCGTDDFFFEVNEKLHRELLYRNIPHDYIVRPGAHNWPYWNNAVQYQLLFMSNYFGKKDAAVR, encoded by the coding sequence ATGAACAAGGCATTTTTACGACTCCTATTATTCATTACTATCCTTCCTCTTGTATCGCAAGGTGCTGTTGTTGACACAATTGATACTTACAGTGCGGCGATGAAAAAAAATATCAAGGCGGTGGTGATCAGGCCCGACAATCATGCTTCGGCGGGCGAAATGCCGGTTGTATACCTTTTACACGGTTATAGCGGCAATTATGCGGATTGGGTCAAAAAAGCAGCAGGTTTTCAAAAAGCAGCAGATTTACACCAGATGATGATCGTGTGTCCCGACGGAGGGTTCGGTAGCTGGTACTGGGATACGAAAGATCCACAGTTTCAGTATGAAACCTACGTTTCCAAAGAACTGGTAGCATTCATTGACAGCAAGTATAAAACGATCAAAGATCGTAAAGGCAGGGCGATCACGGGACTAAGTATGGGCGGGCATGGCGGATTGTACCTCGCTTTGAAGCATCAGGATGTATTTGGCGCTGCGGGCAGCATGAGCGGCGGCGTGGATATTCGTCCCTTTCCCAATAATTGGGATATGGCTAAAAGGTTGGGGAAATATGCAGAAAATCCGCAGTTATGGGAAGATAATACGGTGATCAATATGCTGCATTTGCTGACTCCTAATGCATTATCCATCATGATCGACTGCGGTACTGATGATTTTTTCTTCGAAGTAAATGAAAAGCTTCACCGCGAGCTGCTGTACAGAAACATTCCTCACGACTATATTGTCCGCCCCGGCGCGCACAACTGGCCTTACTGGAACAATGCGGTGCAATACCAGTTGCTTTTTATGAGTAACTATTTTGGTAAGAAAGATGCGGCTGTCCGTTGA
- a CDS encoding alpha-amylase family protein, which translates to MKNILLLLFCLLTFPPIFAQKSDSEPLWWKRNNLRVIQMNLPDYEAATINADSIVEDLVRVSANTLLINAGGIMAFYPTKLDFQYQNPYVKSNVLGDVIKKCHDQNIKVIVRFDFSRVHESIFKAHPDWCYISPKGERIINTDMYVVSINAPYVQEKAYQIINEIIQMFPIDGIFLNMPGYQVNNPYEGKYHGIDQNEYDKRRFAEFSGGKQLPTEENKSDPLFQKYLEFKKHTVEDWSERLHKLVKSKNEQIAICTYSDKFVDIIRHESQSMTTLPYWPYSASDNVGNAVNSFPEHIISNASIQQISFQSRYNAVEPQEVQIRLYENIANGSGLDMSMMGDMRGYEDERNFGVFRKVYAFHKKHEPYFGKYKSVAHIAVVAPGAWPNGEPMQEYRGIQLMLREAHIPFDIIEDGQIHNLAEKVKNYKLLILPEITYLKPEALAILRQASQQGTHLIATNRSLFDSPEILQELFGVKIEKKDNDGAGNYLVPDNRTIFKSFAGQTMLFWKFNLGIYDFSGADQKLLPVLAKGRPGPPEIIGGHNPTGSYAMAIKNHSKSKAVILPINLGKIYYMHGYQEHKNILLDVINHILPEARNTIQTNAPARVETILKEFVKNIPENIGKTTSEGMILHLVNLTGFSGNTYFEPLPLYNLQFKIKSGKKPAKVFTLNGERVKFSWKNGYIDLNLQELTDFNGIVMSW; encoded by the coding sequence ATGAAAAACATACTCCTGCTGCTGTTTTGCCTCCTTACCTTCCCTCCCATTTTTGCTCAAAAAAGTGATTCTGAACCACTTTGGTGGAAAAGAAATAACCTTCGAGTCATTCAGATGAACCTGCCGGATTACGAAGCGGCGACCATTAATGCTGATTCGATTGTAGAAGATCTGGTGCGGGTTTCAGCAAATACATTATTGATCAATGCCGGAGGGATAATGGCTTTTTACCCTACAAAACTCGATTTTCAGTATCAGAATCCTTATGTCAAAAGCAATGTACTAGGCGACGTGATCAAAAAATGTCACGATCAAAACATTAAAGTGATTGTCCGCTTCGATTTCAGCCGGGTACACGAAAGTATTTTCAAGGCACATCCCGACTGGTGCTATATCTCTCCAAAAGGGGAGCGTATTATCAATACCGATATGTACGTTGTCTCGATCAATGCGCCTTACGTACAGGAAAAAGCCTACCAGATTATCAATGAGATAATACAGATGTTCCCGATAGACGGTATCTTTTTGAATATGCCCGGATACCAGGTCAACAATCCGTATGAGGGCAAATATCACGGAATTGATCAAAATGAATATGATAAAAGACGCTTTGCCGAATTCTCAGGCGGCAAACAGCTTCCCACCGAAGAAAACAAGTCTGATCCGCTGTTTCAGAAATACCTGGAATTTAAAAAGCACACGGTGGAAGACTGGTCGGAGCGGCTGCACAAACTGGTAAAGTCCAAAAATGAGCAGATAGCGATCTGTACCTACTCAGACAAATTCGTCGATATTATCCGCCACGAATCGCAAAGTATGACCACCCTGCCCTACTGGCCCTATTCGGCTTCGGATAATGTCGGAAATGCGGTCAACTCGTTTCCGGAACACATTATCAGCAATGCCAGTATTCAGCAAATTTCGTTTCAATCGCGGTATAATGCCGTAGAGCCGCAGGAAGTACAGATCCGGTTGTATGAAAATATCGCAAACGGGTCCGGGCTTGACATGAGTATGATGGGGGATATGCGGGGATATGAGGACGAGCGTAATTTCGGGGTTTTCAGAAAGGTATATGCTTTTCACAAAAAACATGAGCCTTATTTCGGGAAATACAAATCAGTTGCGCACATAGCGGTTGTGGCACCCGGCGCGTGGCCGAACGGTGAGCCCATGCAGGAATACCGCGGCATTCAGTTAATGCTCCGCGAGGCGCATATCCCATTTGATATCATTGAAGACGGACAGATTCACAATCTGGCGGAAAAGGTAAAGAACTACAAACTGCTGATCCTGCCTGAAATAACCTACCTGAAACCGGAAGCGCTTGCCATACTCAGACAAGCCAGTCAGCAGGGCACTCACCTCATTGCGACAAACCGAAGCCTATTCGATAGCCCGGAAATACTGCAGGAATTGTTCGGGGTAAAGATTGAAAAGAAAGATAATGATGGGGCGGGCAACTATCTGGTGCCGGATAACCGGACGATATTCAAAAGTTTCGCAGGACAGACAATGCTGTTCTGGAAGTTTAATCTGGGAATTTATGATTTCTCAGGAGCTGATCAGAAACTGCTGCCCGTTCTGGCAAAAGGCCGGCCAGGCCCTCCTGAAATCATTGGCGGCCACAACCCAACCGGCTCTTACGCTATGGCGATCAAAAATCACAGTAAAAGCAAGGCGGTAATTTTACCGATTAACCTGGGAAAAATTTATTATATGCATGGCTATCAGGAACATAAGAATATTCTACTGGACGTGATCAACCACATTTTGCCCGAGGCCAGGAATACCATCCAGACCAATGCACCGGCCAGGGTCGAGACGATTTTAAAGGAATTTGTTAAAAACATCCCTGAAAATATAGGTAAGACTACCAGCGAAGGGATGATCCTGCACCTCGTAAACCTGACAGGTTTCAGCGGCAATACCTATTTCGAACCGCTGCCGCTTTACAACCTGCAATTCAAAATAAAGTCCGGCAAAAAGCCAGCGAAAGTGTTCACCCTGAACGGAGAAAGAGTAAAATTTTCGTGGAAGAACGGCTATATAGATCTGAACCTGCAAGAACTCACTGATTTTAACGGAATCGTGATGTCCTGGTAA
- a CDS encoding sugar MFS transporter, which translates to MSNISSSAPANAPRFTDKKYLITLVFVTSLFMFWGIAITMGDVLNKHFQHVLSLTKTQSAFVQFAIFGAYGVMGIPAGLFMKRFGYKNGVLFGLALFATGSFLFVPAAAAASFPFFGCALFILGCGISTLETVAHPFVASLGDQRTSDMRINFAQAFNAVGTIIGPAVGSYFLLRNNVEGSTDLTSVKTLYIVIGSVIATIAVLFSLVKVPALTDPHVAVDPAAENVDMHPEKGLFQHNHFIWAVVAQFFNVAAQSGTWAFFINYGHEKMGFTDEVAGNYMILFFVLMLTGRFVGTYLMRYIAPHSLLAIFAACNIVMCLIIAQSLGWPSFIALLMLNFFFSIMFPTIFSLGLKNLGKHTQQASSFISMGVVGGAFFPFAMGAVAETDVAHAYYLPIICYTVIFLFGYKFYKVK; encoded by the coding sequence ATGAGCAACATTTCCTCGTCTGCGCCAGCTAATGCTCCACGATTTACGGATAAGAAATACCTGATTACCCTGGTTTTCGTAACCTCTCTTTTCATGTTCTGGGGCATTGCCATTACGATGGGCGATGTTCTTAATAAGCACTTTCAACACGTTCTGAGCCTGACCAAAACGCAGTCGGCGTTCGTCCAGTTTGCAATTTTCGGTGCGTACGGGGTGATGGGTATACCTGCGGGGTTATTCATGAAGCGTTTTGGCTATAAGAATGGCGTACTCTTCGGTCTGGCGCTTTTTGCTACGGGATCCTTCCTGTTTGTTCCTGCTGCGGCGGCGGCTTCGTTTCCTTTTTTTGGTTGCGCACTGTTTATTCTGGGATGCGGCATTTCCACGCTGGAAACAGTCGCTCACCCTTTCGTAGCTTCCCTGGGTGACCAGCGTACCAGCGATATGCGCATTAATTTCGCGCAGGCTTTTAATGCAGTAGGCACCATCATTGGCCCGGCAGTCGGCTCCTATTTTCTTCTCAGAAACAACGTGGAAGGCAGCACGGACCTGACCTCTGTCAAGACACTCTATATTGTAATCGGTTCGGTAATCGCCACGATCGCGGTTTTGTTTTCTCTCGTAAAAGTCCCTGCGCTCACCGATCCGCACGTGGCGGTAGATCCCGCAGCGGAGAATGTCGATATGCACCCGGAAAAGGGTCTTTTTCAGCATAATCATTTCATATGGGCCGTAGTGGCGCAGTTTTTCAATGTGGCGGCACAATCGGGGACATGGGCGTTCTTTATCAATTATGGACACGAGAAAATGGGTTTCACCGACGAAGTGGCAGGAAATTACATGATCTTGTTTTTCGTACTTATGCTCACGGGCCGTTTTGTGGGTACTTATCTGATGCGATACATTGCACCGCATTCACTTCTTGCCATTTTCGCAGCATGCAACATAGTCATGTGCCTGATCATCGCACAAAGCCTGGGCTGGCCTTCTTTCATTGCGCTCTTAATGCTGAATTTCTTTTTCAGCATCATGTTCCCGACGATTTTCAGTCTTGGCCTTAAAAACCTCGGCAAGCATACCCAGCAGGCTTCATCCTTCATTTCAATGGGTGTAGTAGGTGGCGCGTTTTTCCCATTCGCGATGGGAGCCGTAGCAGAAACAGACGTAGCGCATGCTTACTACCTGCCTATTATCTGCTATACGGTCATATTTCTGTTTGGATATAAGTTTTATAAGGTGAAGTGA
- a CDS encoding arylesterase: MIRIPAFLYTLFISAVLLGCLPGCNSENKEQSAATVDSTKSEGKASTAKKKTIVFFGNSLTAAYGLDDPSQGFAGLIQKKIDSLNLNYKVINAGVSGETTSGGNSRVDWLLKQPLDIFVLELGGNDGLRGIPVSETKKNLQSIIDKVHTKYPEAKLVLAGMQIPPNIGQKYASEFRAVYADLAEKNNITLIPFLLEGVGGEAKLNLPDGIHPTEEGHKILAENVWVRIKDLL; this comes from the coding sequence ATGATCCGGATTCCCGCATTCCTTTACACACTTTTCATTTCAGCCGTGCTGCTGGGCTGCCTGCCGGGCTGCAATTCTGAAAACAAAGAGCAGTCTGCCGCCACTGTCGACTCTACAAAATCGGAGGGCAAAGCTTCCACGGCAAAGAAGAAAACCATCGTTTTTTTCGGGAACAGCCTTACCGCTGCTTACGGTCTCGACGATCCGTCGCAAGGATTTGCAGGTTTGATCCAGAAGAAAATAGATTCGTTAAATCTCAATTATAAAGTAATCAATGCAGGCGTGAGCGGAGAAACGACTTCGGGCGGAAACAGCCGTGTTGACTGGCTTCTGAAACAGCCGCTTGACATATTCGTGCTTGAACTGGGCGGTAACGATGGGTTGAGGGGGATACCTGTTTCGGAAACAAAGAAAAATCTGCAATCCATTATCGATAAGGTACATACAAAATATCCGGAAGCGAAGCTGGTGCTGGCAGGCATGCAGATCCCGCCTAATATCGGGCAAAAGTATGCTTCGGAATTCCGGGCTGTTTATGCCGATCTGGCGGAGAAAAATAACATTACGCTGATACCCTTTTTGCTGGAAGGGGTAGGAGGCGAAGCGAAACTGAATTTGCCCGACGGTATCCACCCGACCGAGGAAGGTCATAAAATACTCGCAGAAAATGTCTGGGTGAGGATAAAAGACCTGCTGTGA